A genomic segment from Malus domestica chromosome 05, GDT2T_hap1 encodes:
- the LOC114825045 gene encoding protein NRT1/ PTR FAMILY 5.4-like, giving the protein MTSSESPSQLSIHNGREDTEKNLIRQEQPSSSRGGWSAAIFIILVEVAERFSYYGTAGNLVTYLTNELHEPIPKAAKNVNTWVGVSSLLPIIGGFVADAFLGRFNTILVSSIIYCFAMVMLTVTVSIIPRRYQKAMFFVSLYTLAIGQGGHKPCVQTFAADQFDEDLPEEKKAKSSFFNWWYMGIVVGASTAILAVIYVQDNVGWAAGFGIMTGAMVVALVLFLLGYKRYRKQGPLGSPFTKVVQVLVAAARKWRVDGTLMTGFGVYKDDESQHDTRRTLAHTSQFRCLDKAMIIDQLDASSKTRNPWRLCSQNQVEQVKLVLRLIPVWMCCLMFAVVQSFSVTFFTKQGSTMVRSIGSNFKIPQASLQVFNGLTIIVVIPIYDRVFVPAARKITGHSSGITILQRIGIGLFVSIFTMVVSALVEAKRVSIARDHNLLDNPKTIVPMRVWWLIPQYMICGLSDVFTFVGLQEFFYDQMPEEMRSMGAAAYLSVVGVGNFMSNAIISAVQEISSRHGEKWLGNNINRAHLNYFYWVIAALSTFNWCIYVLIAKLFVYKKFEAQETNKEKELT; this is encoded by the exons ATGACAAGCTCAGAATCTCCATCCCAACTAAGTATTCACAATGGCCGTGAAGACACAGAGAAGAATCTTATCAGACAAGAGCAACCTTCCAGTTCAAGAGGCGGCTGGAGTGCTGCGATTTTCATCATCC TTGTTGAGGTGGCAGAGAGATTTTCTTACTATGGCACGGCTGGAAACCTCGTCACGTACCTCACAAATGAACTCCATGAGCCCATCCCCAAGGCTGCAAAAAATGTCAACACTTGGGTTGGAGTTTCATCTCTCCTCCCAATAATTGGGGGCTTCGTCGCGGATGCCTTTCTTGGTCGATTCAACACCATTCTCGTCTCATCGATCATTTATTGCTTT GCAATGGTAATGTTAACCGTAACAGTTTCCATAATTCCTCGGCGTTATCAGAAAGCAATGTTCTTTGTATCACTTTACACATTGGCAATTGGTCAAGGTGGCCACAAACCATGTGTACAAACCTTTGCTGCCGACCAGTTTGATGAAGACTTGCCGGAGGAGAAGAAGGCGAAAAGCTCATTCTTCAACTGGTGGTATATGGGGATCGTTGTTGGTGCCTCCACTGCTATTTTGGCAGTCATATATGTGCAG GATAATGTTGGGTGGGCGGCGGGGTTTGGAATAATGACAGGGGCAATGGTGGTGGCATTGGTTCTGTTTCTGTTGGGTTACAAGAGATACAGAAAGCAGGGACCCTTAGGCAGCCCCTTCACCAAGGTGGTTCAGGTGTTAGTGGCGGCAGCAAGGAAGTGGCGCGTGGATGGAACACTCATGACTGGTTTTGGTGTGTACAAAGATGACGAGAGTCAGCATGATACTAGGAGGACTTTAGCACATACCAGTCAATTCAG ATGCTTGGATAAGGCAATGATCATTGACCAACTTGATGCTTCAAGCAAGACCAGAAATCCATGGAGATTGTGCTCACAAAATCAAGTCGAACAAGTAAAGCTCGTCCTACGCCTCATTCCCGTATGGATGTGTTGCTTAATGTTTGCTGTAGTCCAATCCTTTAGTGTAACCTTCTTCACAAAGCAAGGAAGCACAATGGTCCGCTCAATTGGTTCGAACTTTAAGATTCCCCAAGCATCACTTCAAGTCTTCAATGGCCTCACGATTATAGTTGTCATTCCAATCTACGACCGTGTTTTCGTCCCAGCAGCCCGAAAAATCACAGGACACTCCTCTGGCATCACCATCCTACAAAGAATTGGCATTGGCCTATTTGTATCCATATTCACTATGGTTGTGTCAGCTTTGGTAGAAGCCAAAAGGGTTAGCATTGCAAGAGACCACAACCTCCTGGACAACCCCAAAACAATAGTGCCAATGAGAGTGTGGTGGTTAATTCCACAGTACATGATATGTGGTTTGTCTGATGTATTTACATTTGTTGGACTTCAAGAATTCTTCTACGATCAAATGCCAGAGGAAATGAGAAGCATGGGAGCAGCAGCATACCTCAGTGTGGTAGGTGTAGGAAACTTCATGAGCAATGCTATAATATCTGCGGTGCAAGAAATTAGCTCAAGGCATGGTGAAAAATGGCTTGGTAACAATATCAATCGTGCCCATCTCAATTACTTTTATTGGGTAATTGCAGCTTTGAGCACTTTTAATTGGTGCATATATGTGTTGATTGCTAAACTTTTCGTATACAAAAAGTTTGAAGCACAAGAAACCAATAAGGAGAAAGAGCTCACTTGA